One window of the Chanodichthys erythropterus isolate Z2021 chromosome 2, ASM2448905v1, whole genome shotgun sequence genome contains the following:
- the jarid2a gene encoding protein Jumonji isoform X2 has protein sequence MSRERPKRNIIQKKFDDNDGIPWSEERVVRRVLYLSLKEFKTAQKSKVENGTGIVNGSFANGHLNGSGTKSGLFAGSCKSDRTQHAVQSKDCSHEYSIEGPVRKRPRLQAQRKFAQSHPCSPNTTPLKVLEAMPPSPAALLNHLTRRKPKTEDFLTFLCLRGSAALPSNMTYFGSAKDDEDVDEEEDEEEEEDSASNAPASCQSTPRKSKGPNKCIANGHVFNGQTRAAEEHKSSLRARGKDGVHGKEKNSVASARTSTTHNLRPNRAVPDQKQQPSKMNGTSGASAISSRKTRELRTPPTKAVKYPKGHVTYTKARLLKEAKLSLSAHTHTRHTHTRHTHTHSNSGKAQTSHAKMQKQVLSPAIAGRLSGTDTFPPRRNGLRQSKRQLELAGVSLTGAEVEVKRVKVQVVPLETRSRKAAQETSARPRSQRPKRTTAGKLMFTKQMHCKSTVLAKNSPTTSTRDILKPANTPKLSETPKTSNALKQGNPSNATEPLNPAEPKERGRRSAEVTEVPVFYPGTREFHDPLAYMEFAQGQAEAFGMYRVVPPAGWRPECKLKEEMRFVSYVQHVHKLGRRWGPNVQRLACIRRHLRTQGINMEEPPLIGGCELDLARFFQILNEMGGMQQVTDLKTWGRLADLLGIPRSAQDRLAKLQEAYCQYLLSYDSLSPAQRAQLEKEVLAEKETLERRSGPLEGQGDISQHAALLLPRCEPKNGLVNGALHRSGAREHLRELDPTAKTTRQRRLEKRGEEEGVINEQHKCIYRGKSFSLTTFYRAARNTMNMCFSKEPDTAEVEKEYWRLVEEKECHVAVHCGRVDTKTHGSGFPVGKSEPFSKHGWNLTVLSNNSGSILRHLGAVPGVTIPWLNIGMVFSTSCWCRDQNSLPYIDYLHTGADCIWYCIPAEEKSKLDKVVHTLLQANGTPGLEMLERNIMISPEVLRRKGVKVYRTVQQSGQFMDLKRRRIEEPFSTEKLLYQIATSERDNKQLMNAVSSLFKDLRDAEISQRRDLFEAGLRLSARYGTNCESHADKKKQQRLRFTEDTADRRCQVCQHLCYLSMVVHESDNVVFCLECALRYIQKRRSPRGLKMMFRYTEEQINGLVNRVCGRALEKGGVKQKDVGPSKTPAKRSPRNKSPALVPLSSSASKSSGRS, from the exons GATGATAACGATGGGATCCCATGGTCGGAAGAGAGAGTGGTCCGCCGGGTGCTCTACCTCTCACTTAAAGAGTTTAAGACTGCTCAGAAGAGCAAAGTGGAGAATGGCACTGGAATAGTTAATG GCTCCTTTGCAAATGGTCATTTGAATGGTTCGGGAACTAAATCTGGGCTGTTTGCTGGAAGCTGTAAGTCAGACAGGACACAACATGCAGTTCAGAGCAAAGACTGCAGCCATGAGTACTCAATTGAAGGGCCTGTCAGGAAGAG GCCAAGACTGCAGGCTCAGCGGAAGTTTGCTCAGTCTCATCCCTGTTCTCCCAACACCACACCGCTGAAAGTGCTGGAGGCCATGCCCCCAAGCCCAGCCGCCCTGCTCAACCATCTCACAAGACGCAAACCCAAAACTGAAGACTTCCTCACTTTCCTCTGTCTAAGAG GCTCTGCTGCGTTGCCCAGCAACATGACATACTTTGGTAGTGCTAAGGATGATGAAGATGTAgatgaggaagaggatgaggaagaggaagaagacaGTGCTAGCAATGCCCCTGCTTCCTGCCAGTCAACTCCACGCAAGAGCAAAGGACCCAACAAATGCATCGCCAATGGTCATG TATTTAACGGGCAAACACGAGCTGCTGAGGAACACAAAAGCAGTTTGAGGGCCAGAGGGAAAGACGGGGTCCATGGGAAGGAGAAGAACTCTGTAGCATCAGCTAGGACCTCCACTACACACAATCTACGACCCAACCGAGCTGTACCAGATCAAAAACAACAG CCCTCCAAAATGAACGGAACATCGGGAGCCTCCGCTATCAGTTCTAGGAAAACGAGAGAACTCCGTACTCCCCCGACCAAAGCTGTGAAATACCCCAAGGGCCACGTGACTTACACCAAAGCCAGACTGCTCAAAGAGGCCAAGCTCAGCCtgagcgcgcacacacacacacgccacACCCACACACgccacacccacacacactccAACTCAGGAAAAGCCCAAACCAGCCACGCCAAGATGCAAAAACAGGTGCTATCACCAGCAATTGCTGGGAGGCTGAGTGGGACGGACACTTTCCCACCCAGACGAAACGGACTAAGACAGTCAAAGAGGCAGTTGGAGTTAGCCGGGGTTAGTCTGACTGGAGCAGAGGTTGAGGTTAAGAGGGTCAAAGTGCAAGTGGTTCCCTTAGAGACACGGAGTAGGAAAGCAGCTCAGGAGACGTCGGCGAGACCAAGATCGCAGCGGCCCAAACGGACCACGGCGGGGAAGCTCATGTTCACCAAACAAATGCACTGTAAATCCACCGTTCTGGCCAAGAACAGCCCCACTACCTCAACACGAGACATTTTGAAACCAGCCAACACCCCCAAACTATCAGAGACCCCCAAAACAAGCAATGCTCTAAAACAAGGCAATCCTTCTAATGCGACTGAGCCCCTCAACCCAGCTGAGCCTAAAGAACGAGGCCGGCGCAGCGCCGAGGTCACGGAGGTTCCTGTTTTCTATCCTGGCACACGTGAGTTCCATGACCCGCTAGCTTATATGGAGTTTGCACAGGGGCAAGCGGAGGCATTTGGGATGTACCGGGTTGTTCCGCCAGCAGGCTGGCGTCCCGAGTGTAAGCTTAAAGAGGAGATGCGCTTTGTCTCATACGTGCAACATGTGCACAAGCTGGGCAGACGCTGGGGCCCAAATGTACAGCGGTTGGCCTGCATCAGGAGACACCTGCGGACACAAGGCATTAATATGGAAGAGCCTCCACTTATAG GTGGCTGTGAGCTGGACCTAGCCAGATTCTTCCAGATCCTTAATGAGATGGGGGGCATGCAGCAGGTGACAGACCTGAAGACGTGGGGCCGGCTCGCCGATCTGCTTGGCATCCCGCGCTCGGCTCAAGATAGGCTGGCCAAGCTCCAGGAGGCGTACTGCCAGTACCTGCTCTCCTACGACTCTCTGTCACCAGCCCAAAGGGCCCAGTTGGAGAAGGAAGTGCTGGCGGAGAAGGAGACCCTGGAGAGAAGAAGTGGGCCCCTAGAGGGCCAGGGAGACATATCCCAGCATGCCGCTCTTCTGCTTCCACGCTGCGAGCCCAAAAATGGGCTGGTGAATGGAGCGTTGCACCGGAGCGGAGCGCGTGAGCACCTCAGAGAGCTGGACCCCACGGCGAAAACCACCCGGCAGAGAAGACTAGAGAAGAGAGGGGAGGAAGAAGGGGTGATAAATGAACAACACAAGTGCATATACAGG GGGAAATCGTTCTCTTTGACAACGTTCTACAGGGCAGCCAGGAATACTATGAACATGTGCTTCAGCAAAGAGCCAGACACTGCTGAAGTTGAG AAGGAGTACTGGAGATTGGTTGAGGAAAAGGAATGCCATGTTGCTGTGCACTGTGGGAGGGTTGACACAAAGACTCATGGGAGTGGATTTCCTGTGGGCAAGTCTGAGCCATTTTCAAA GCATGGATGGAATCTTACTGTCCTTTCCAATAACTCAGGATCCATCTTGCGTCATCTTGGTGCTGTGCCAG GAGTGACCATCCCCTGGCTGAACATAGGCATGGTCTTTTCTACCTCATGCTGGTGTCGGGACCAGAACAGCCTTCCGTATATTGATTACCTACACACTGGTGCTGATTGCATTTG GTACTGTATTCCAGCTGAAGAGAAATCAAAACTTGACAAAGTAGTACACACACTGCTACAGGCTAACGGCACTCCAGGGCTGGAGATGCTAGAGAGGAACATTATG ATTTCTCCAGAGGTGCTCCGTCGAAAGGGGGTGAAAGTGTACCGGACAGTGCAACAGAGTGGTCAGTTCATG GACCTTAAACGGCGTCGTATAGAGGAGCCTTTCTCCACAGAGAAACTGCTCTACCAGATTGCAACGTCTGAGCGGGACAACAAGCAGCTCATGAATGCCGTCTCTAGTCTCTTCAAAGATCTCAG GGATGCAGAGATTAGCCAGCGCAGGGATCTGTTCGAGGCCGGGCTCCGTCTGTCTGCGCGCTACGGCACAAACTGCGAGTCTCACGCAGACAAGAAGAAGCAGCAACGCTTGAGATTTACAGAAGACACGGCTGACAGGCGCTGCCAAGTGTGCCAGCATCTGTGTTACCTCTCCATG GTTGTTCACGAGAGTGATAATGTAGTTTTCTGTCTGGAATGTGCTCTTCGATacatccagaagcgcaggtccCCCCGTGGTCTCAAGATGATGTTTCGTTACACTGAG
- the jarid2a gene encoding protein Jumonji isoform X1: MSRERPKRNIIQKKFDDNDGIPWSEERVVRRVLYLSLKEFKTAQKSKVENGTGIVNGSFANGHLNGSGTKSGLFAGSCKSDRTQHAVQSKDCSHEYSIEGPVRKRPRLQAQRKFAQSHPCSPNTTPLKVLEAMPPSPAALLNHLTRRKPKTEDFLTFLCLRGSAALPSNMTYFGSAKDDEDVDEEEDEEEEEDSASNAPASCQSTPRKSKGPNKCIANGHVFNGQTRAAEEHKSSLRARGKDGVHGKEKNSVASARTSTTHNLRPNRAVPDQKQQPSKMNGTSGASAISSRKTRELRTPPTKAVKYPKGHVTYTKARLLKEAKLSLSAHTHTRHTHTRHTHTHSNSGKAQTSHAKMQKQVLSPAIAGRLSGTDTFPPRRNGLRQSKRQLELAGVSLTGAEVEVKRVKVQVVPLETRSRKAAQETSARPRSQRPKRTTAGKLMFTKQMHCKSTVLAKNSPTTSTRDILKPANTPKLSETPKTSNALKQGNPSNATEPLNPAEPKERGRRSAEVTEVPVFYPGTREFHDPLAYMEFAQGQAEAFGMYRVVPPAGWRPECKLKEEMRFVSYVQHVHKLGRRWGPNVQRLACIRRHLRTQGINMEEPPLIGGCELDLARFFQILNEMGGMQQVTDLKTWGRLADLLGIPRSAQDRLAKLQEAYCQYLLSYDSLSPAQRAQLEKEVLAEKETLERRSGPLEGQGDISQHAALLLPRCEPKNGLVNGALHRSGAREHLRELDPTAKTTRQRRLEKRGEEEGVINEQHKCIYRGKSFSLTTFYRAARNTMNMCFSKEPDTAEVEKEYWRLVEEKECHVAVHCGRVDTKTHGSGFPVGKSEPFSKHGWNLTVLSNNSGSILRHLGAVPGVTIPWLNIGMVFSTSCWCRDQNSLPYIDYLHTGADCIWYCIPAEEKSKLDKVVHTLLQANGTPGLEMLERNIMISPEVLRRKGVKVYRTVQQSGQFMVCFPGTFVSKVCCGYSVSETVHFANPQWMKLGYEAAKDLKRRRIEEPFSTEKLLYQIATSERDNKQLMNAVSSLFKDLRDAEISQRRDLFEAGLRLSARYGTNCESHADKKKQQRLRFTEDTADRRCQVCQHLCYLSMVVHESDNVVFCLECALRYIQKRRSPRGLKMMFRYTEEQINGLVNRVCGRALEKGGVKQKDVGPSKTPAKRSPRNKSPALVPLSSSASKSSGRS; this comes from the exons GATGATAACGATGGGATCCCATGGTCGGAAGAGAGAGTGGTCCGCCGGGTGCTCTACCTCTCACTTAAAGAGTTTAAGACTGCTCAGAAGAGCAAAGTGGAGAATGGCACTGGAATAGTTAATG GCTCCTTTGCAAATGGTCATTTGAATGGTTCGGGAACTAAATCTGGGCTGTTTGCTGGAAGCTGTAAGTCAGACAGGACACAACATGCAGTTCAGAGCAAAGACTGCAGCCATGAGTACTCAATTGAAGGGCCTGTCAGGAAGAG GCCAAGACTGCAGGCTCAGCGGAAGTTTGCTCAGTCTCATCCCTGTTCTCCCAACACCACACCGCTGAAAGTGCTGGAGGCCATGCCCCCAAGCCCAGCCGCCCTGCTCAACCATCTCACAAGACGCAAACCCAAAACTGAAGACTTCCTCACTTTCCTCTGTCTAAGAG GCTCTGCTGCGTTGCCCAGCAACATGACATACTTTGGTAGTGCTAAGGATGATGAAGATGTAgatgaggaagaggatgaggaagaggaagaagacaGTGCTAGCAATGCCCCTGCTTCCTGCCAGTCAACTCCACGCAAGAGCAAAGGACCCAACAAATGCATCGCCAATGGTCATG TATTTAACGGGCAAACACGAGCTGCTGAGGAACACAAAAGCAGTTTGAGGGCCAGAGGGAAAGACGGGGTCCATGGGAAGGAGAAGAACTCTGTAGCATCAGCTAGGACCTCCACTACACACAATCTACGACCCAACCGAGCTGTACCAGATCAAAAACAACAG CCCTCCAAAATGAACGGAACATCGGGAGCCTCCGCTATCAGTTCTAGGAAAACGAGAGAACTCCGTACTCCCCCGACCAAAGCTGTGAAATACCCCAAGGGCCACGTGACTTACACCAAAGCCAGACTGCTCAAAGAGGCCAAGCTCAGCCtgagcgcgcacacacacacacgccacACCCACACACgccacacccacacacactccAACTCAGGAAAAGCCCAAACCAGCCACGCCAAGATGCAAAAACAGGTGCTATCACCAGCAATTGCTGGGAGGCTGAGTGGGACGGACACTTTCCCACCCAGACGAAACGGACTAAGACAGTCAAAGAGGCAGTTGGAGTTAGCCGGGGTTAGTCTGACTGGAGCAGAGGTTGAGGTTAAGAGGGTCAAAGTGCAAGTGGTTCCCTTAGAGACACGGAGTAGGAAAGCAGCTCAGGAGACGTCGGCGAGACCAAGATCGCAGCGGCCCAAACGGACCACGGCGGGGAAGCTCATGTTCACCAAACAAATGCACTGTAAATCCACCGTTCTGGCCAAGAACAGCCCCACTACCTCAACACGAGACATTTTGAAACCAGCCAACACCCCCAAACTATCAGAGACCCCCAAAACAAGCAATGCTCTAAAACAAGGCAATCCTTCTAATGCGACTGAGCCCCTCAACCCAGCTGAGCCTAAAGAACGAGGCCGGCGCAGCGCCGAGGTCACGGAGGTTCCTGTTTTCTATCCTGGCACACGTGAGTTCCATGACCCGCTAGCTTATATGGAGTTTGCACAGGGGCAAGCGGAGGCATTTGGGATGTACCGGGTTGTTCCGCCAGCAGGCTGGCGTCCCGAGTGTAAGCTTAAAGAGGAGATGCGCTTTGTCTCATACGTGCAACATGTGCACAAGCTGGGCAGACGCTGGGGCCCAAATGTACAGCGGTTGGCCTGCATCAGGAGACACCTGCGGACACAAGGCATTAATATGGAAGAGCCTCCACTTATAG GTGGCTGTGAGCTGGACCTAGCCAGATTCTTCCAGATCCTTAATGAGATGGGGGGCATGCAGCAGGTGACAGACCTGAAGACGTGGGGCCGGCTCGCCGATCTGCTTGGCATCCCGCGCTCGGCTCAAGATAGGCTGGCCAAGCTCCAGGAGGCGTACTGCCAGTACCTGCTCTCCTACGACTCTCTGTCACCAGCCCAAAGGGCCCAGTTGGAGAAGGAAGTGCTGGCGGAGAAGGAGACCCTGGAGAGAAGAAGTGGGCCCCTAGAGGGCCAGGGAGACATATCCCAGCATGCCGCTCTTCTGCTTCCACGCTGCGAGCCCAAAAATGGGCTGGTGAATGGAGCGTTGCACCGGAGCGGAGCGCGTGAGCACCTCAGAGAGCTGGACCCCACGGCGAAAACCACCCGGCAGAGAAGACTAGAGAAGAGAGGGGAGGAAGAAGGGGTGATAAATGAACAACACAAGTGCATATACAGG GGGAAATCGTTCTCTTTGACAACGTTCTACAGGGCAGCCAGGAATACTATGAACATGTGCTTCAGCAAAGAGCCAGACACTGCTGAAGTTGAG AAGGAGTACTGGAGATTGGTTGAGGAAAAGGAATGCCATGTTGCTGTGCACTGTGGGAGGGTTGACACAAAGACTCATGGGAGTGGATTTCCTGTGGGCAAGTCTGAGCCATTTTCAAA GCATGGATGGAATCTTACTGTCCTTTCCAATAACTCAGGATCCATCTTGCGTCATCTTGGTGCTGTGCCAG GAGTGACCATCCCCTGGCTGAACATAGGCATGGTCTTTTCTACCTCATGCTGGTGTCGGGACCAGAACAGCCTTCCGTATATTGATTACCTACACACTGGTGCTGATTGCATTTG GTACTGTATTCCAGCTGAAGAGAAATCAAAACTTGACAAAGTAGTACACACACTGCTACAGGCTAACGGCACTCCAGGGCTGGAGATGCTAGAGAGGAACATTATG ATTTCTCCAGAGGTGCTCCGTCGAAAGGGGGTGAAAGTGTACCGGACAGTGCAACAGAGTGGTCAGTTCATGGTATGTTTCCCAGGGACCTTTGTGTCTAAGGTGTGTTGTGGCTACAGTGTCTCAGAGACAGTGCACTTCGCCAACCCCCAGTGGATGAAACTGGGCTACGAGGCAGCTAAG GACCTTAAACGGCGTCGTATAGAGGAGCCTTTCTCCACAGAGAAACTGCTCTACCAGATTGCAACGTCTGAGCGGGACAACAAGCAGCTCATGAATGCCGTCTCTAGTCTCTTCAAAGATCTCAG GGATGCAGAGATTAGCCAGCGCAGGGATCTGTTCGAGGCCGGGCTCCGTCTGTCTGCGCGCTACGGCACAAACTGCGAGTCTCACGCAGACAAGAAGAAGCAGCAACGCTTGAGATTTACAGAAGACACGGCTGACAGGCGCTGCCAAGTGTGCCAGCATCTGTGTTACCTCTCCATG GTTGTTCACGAGAGTGATAATGTAGTTTTCTGTCTGGAATGTGCTCTTCGATacatccagaagcgcaggtccCCCCGTGGTCTCAAGATGATGTTTCGTTACACTGAG
- the jarid2a gene encoding protein Jumonji isoform X3: MSRERPKRNIIQKKFDDNDGIPWSEERVVRRVLYLSLKEFKTAQKSKVENGTGIVNGSFANGHLNGSGTKSGLFAGSCKSDRTQHAVQSKDCSHEYSIEGPVRKRPRLQAQRKFAQSHPCSPNTTPLKVLEAMPPSPAALLNHLTRRKPKTEDFLTFLCLRGSAALPSNMTYFGSAKDDEDVDEEEDEEEEEDSASNAPASCQSTPRKSKGPNKCIANGHVFNGQTRAAEEHKSSLRARGKDGVHGKEKNSVASARTSTTHNLRPNRAVPDQKQQPSKMNGTSGASAISSRKTRELRTPPTKAVKYPKGHVTYTKARLLKEAKLSLSAHTHTRHTHTRHTHTHSNSGKAQTSHAKMQKQVLSPAIAGRLSGTDTFPPRRNGLRQSKRQLELAGVSLTGAEVEVKRVKVQVVPLETRSRKAAQETSARPRSQRPKRTTAGKLMFTKQMHCKSTVLAKNSPTTSTRDILKPANTPKLSETPKTSNALKQGNPSNATEPLNPAEPKERGRRSAEVTEVPVFYPGTRGCELDLARFFQILNEMGGMQQVTDLKTWGRLADLLGIPRSAQDRLAKLQEAYCQYLLSYDSLSPAQRAQLEKEVLAEKETLERRSGPLEGQGDISQHAALLLPRCEPKNGLVNGALHRSGAREHLRELDPTAKTTRQRRLEKRGEEEGVINEQHKCIYRGKSFSLTTFYRAARNTMNMCFSKEPDTAEVEKEYWRLVEEKECHVAVHCGRVDTKTHGSGFPVGKSEPFSKHGWNLTVLSNNSGSILRHLGAVPGVTIPWLNIGMVFSTSCWCRDQNSLPYIDYLHTGADCIWYCIPAEEKSKLDKVVHTLLQANGTPGLEMLERNIMISPEVLRRKGVKVYRTVQQSGQFMVCFPGTFVSKVCCGYSVSETVHFANPQWMKLGYEAAKDLKRRRIEEPFSTEKLLYQIATSERDNKQLMNAVSSLFKDLRDAEISQRRDLFEAGLRLSARYGTNCESHADKKKQQRLRFTEDTADRRCQVCQHLCYLSMVVHESDNVVFCLECALRYIQKRRSPRGLKMMFRYTEEQINGLVNRVCGRALEKGGVKQKDVGPSKTPAKRSPRNKSPALVPLSSSASKSSGRS, encoded by the exons GATGATAACGATGGGATCCCATGGTCGGAAGAGAGAGTGGTCCGCCGGGTGCTCTACCTCTCACTTAAAGAGTTTAAGACTGCTCAGAAGAGCAAAGTGGAGAATGGCACTGGAATAGTTAATG GCTCCTTTGCAAATGGTCATTTGAATGGTTCGGGAACTAAATCTGGGCTGTTTGCTGGAAGCTGTAAGTCAGACAGGACACAACATGCAGTTCAGAGCAAAGACTGCAGCCATGAGTACTCAATTGAAGGGCCTGTCAGGAAGAG GCCAAGACTGCAGGCTCAGCGGAAGTTTGCTCAGTCTCATCCCTGTTCTCCCAACACCACACCGCTGAAAGTGCTGGAGGCCATGCCCCCAAGCCCAGCCGCCCTGCTCAACCATCTCACAAGACGCAAACCCAAAACTGAAGACTTCCTCACTTTCCTCTGTCTAAGAG GCTCTGCTGCGTTGCCCAGCAACATGACATACTTTGGTAGTGCTAAGGATGATGAAGATGTAgatgaggaagaggatgaggaagaggaagaagacaGTGCTAGCAATGCCCCTGCTTCCTGCCAGTCAACTCCACGCAAGAGCAAAGGACCCAACAAATGCATCGCCAATGGTCATG TATTTAACGGGCAAACACGAGCTGCTGAGGAACACAAAAGCAGTTTGAGGGCCAGAGGGAAAGACGGGGTCCATGGGAAGGAGAAGAACTCTGTAGCATCAGCTAGGACCTCCACTACACACAATCTACGACCCAACCGAGCTGTACCAGATCAAAAACAACAG CCCTCCAAAATGAACGGAACATCGGGAGCCTCCGCTATCAGTTCTAGGAAAACGAGAGAACTCCGTACTCCCCCGACCAAAGCTGTGAAATACCCCAAGGGCCACGTGACTTACACCAAAGCCAGACTGCTCAAAGAGGCCAAGCTCAGCCtgagcgcgcacacacacacacgccacACCCACACACgccacacccacacacactccAACTCAGGAAAAGCCCAAACCAGCCACGCCAAGATGCAAAAACAGGTGCTATCACCAGCAATTGCTGGGAGGCTGAGTGGGACGGACACTTTCCCACCCAGACGAAACGGACTAAGACAGTCAAAGAGGCAGTTGGAGTTAGCCGGGGTTAGTCTGACTGGAGCAGAGGTTGAGGTTAAGAGGGTCAAAGTGCAAGTGGTTCCCTTAGAGACACGGAGTAGGAAAGCAGCTCAGGAGACGTCGGCGAGACCAAGATCGCAGCGGCCCAAACGGACCACGGCGGGGAAGCTCATGTTCACCAAACAAATGCACTGTAAATCCACCGTTCTGGCCAAGAACAGCCCCACTACCTCAACACGAGACATTTTGAAACCAGCCAACACCCCCAAACTATCAGAGACCCCCAAAACAAGCAATGCTCTAAAACAAGGCAATCCTTCTAATGCGACTGAGCCCCTCAACCCAGCTGAGCCTAAAGAACGAGGCCGGCGCAGCGCCGAGGTCACGGAGGTTCCTGTTTTCTATCCTGGCACAC GTGGCTGTGAGCTGGACCTAGCCAGATTCTTCCAGATCCTTAATGAGATGGGGGGCATGCAGCAGGTGACAGACCTGAAGACGTGGGGCCGGCTCGCCGATCTGCTTGGCATCCCGCGCTCGGCTCAAGATAGGCTGGCCAAGCTCCAGGAGGCGTACTGCCAGTACCTGCTCTCCTACGACTCTCTGTCACCAGCCCAAAGGGCCCAGTTGGAGAAGGAAGTGCTGGCGGAGAAGGAGACCCTGGAGAGAAGAAGTGGGCCCCTAGAGGGCCAGGGAGACATATCCCAGCATGCCGCTCTTCTGCTTCCACGCTGCGAGCCCAAAAATGGGCTGGTGAATGGAGCGTTGCACCGGAGCGGAGCGCGTGAGCACCTCAGAGAGCTGGACCCCACGGCGAAAACCACCCGGCAGAGAAGACTAGAGAAGAGAGGGGAGGAAGAAGGGGTGATAAATGAACAACACAAGTGCATATACAGG GGGAAATCGTTCTCTTTGACAACGTTCTACAGGGCAGCCAGGAATACTATGAACATGTGCTTCAGCAAAGAGCCAGACACTGCTGAAGTTGAG AAGGAGTACTGGAGATTGGTTGAGGAAAAGGAATGCCATGTTGCTGTGCACTGTGGGAGGGTTGACACAAAGACTCATGGGAGTGGATTTCCTGTGGGCAAGTCTGAGCCATTTTCAAA GCATGGATGGAATCTTACTGTCCTTTCCAATAACTCAGGATCCATCTTGCGTCATCTTGGTGCTGTGCCAG GAGTGACCATCCCCTGGCTGAACATAGGCATGGTCTTTTCTACCTCATGCTGGTGTCGGGACCAGAACAGCCTTCCGTATATTGATTACCTACACACTGGTGCTGATTGCATTTG GTACTGTATTCCAGCTGAAGAGAAATCAAAACTTGACAAAGTAGTACACACACTGCTACAGGCTAACGGCACTCCAGGGCTGGAGATGCTAGAGAGGAACATTATG ATTTCTCCAGAGGTGCTCCGTCGAAAGGGGGTGAAAGTGTACCGGACAGTGCAACAGAGTGGTCAGTTCATGGTATGTTTCCCAGGGACCTTTGTGTCTAAGGTGTGTTGTGGCTACAGTGTCTCAGAGACAGTGCACTTCGCCAACCCCCAGTGGATGAAACTGGGCTACGAGGCAGCTAAG GACCTTAAACGGCGTCGTATAGAGGAGCCTTTCTCCACAGAGAAACTGCTCTACCAGATTGCAACGTCTGAGCGGGACAACAAGCAGCTCATGAATGCCGTCTCTAGTCTCTTCAAAGATCTCAG GGATGCAGAGATTAGCCAGCGCAGGGATCTGTTCGAGGCCGGGCTCCGTCTGTCTGCGCGCTACGGCACAAACTGCGAGTCTCACGCAGACAAGAAGAAGCAGCAACGCTTGAGATTTACAGAAGACACGGCTGACAGGCGCTGCCAAGTGTGCCAGCATCTGTGTTACCTCTCCATG GTTGTTCACGAGAGTGATAATGTAGTTTTCTGTCTGGAATGTGCTCTTCGATacatccagaagcgcaggtccCCCCGTGGTCTCAAGATGATGTTTCGTTACACTGAG